The Ictidomys tridecemlineatus isolate mIctTri1 chromosome 6, mIctTri1.hap1, whole genome shotgun sequence genome includes a region encoding these proteins:
- the Tuba8 gene encoding tubulin alpha-8 chain isoform X1 produces the protein MRECISVHVGQAGVQIGNACWELFCLEHGIQADGTFGAQASKINDDDSFTTFFSETGNGKHVPRAVMVDLEPTVVDEVRAGTYRQLFHPEQLITGKEDAANNYARGHYTVGKESIDLVLDRIRKLTDACSGLQGFLIFHSFGGGTGSGFTSLLMERLSLDYGKKSKLEFAIYPAPQVSTAVVEPYNSILTTHTTLEHSDCAFMVDNEAIYDICRRNLDIERPTYTNLNRLISQIVSSITASLRFDGALNVDLTEFQTNLVPYPRIHFPLVTYAPIISAEKAYHEQLSVAEITSSCFEPNSQMVKCDPRHGKYMACCMLYRGDVVPKDVNVAIAAIKTKRTIQFVDWCPTGFKVGINYQPPTVVPGGDLAKVQRAVCMLSNTTAIAEAWARLDHKFDLMYAKRAFVHWYVGEGMEEGEFSEAREDLAALEKDYEEVGTDSFEEENEGEEF, from the exons ATG CGGGAATGCATATCTGTCCACGTGGGTCAAGCTGGAGTTCAGATTGGCAATGCTTGTTGGGAGCTCTTCTGCCTGGAGCATGGCATCCAGGCAGATGGCACCTTTGGTGCTCAGGCCAGCAAGATCAACGACGATGACTCCTTCACCACATTTTTCAGTGAGACTGGCAATGGGAAACATGTGCCCCGGGCTGTCATGGTGGACCTGGAACCTACTGTAGTAG ATGAGGTTCGGGCAGGAACCTACCGCCAGCTCTTCCATCCAGAGCAGCTGATCACAGGAAAGGAAGATGCAGCTAATAACTATGCCCGGGGTCACTACACAGTGGGCAAGGAGAGCATCGATTTAGTATTGGACCGCATACGGAAGCTG ACAGATGCTTGCTCTGGCTTGCAGGGCTTCCTGATCTTCCACAGTTTTGGTGGAGGCACTGGCTCTGGCTTCACTTCTCTGCTGATGGAACGCCTTTCCCTTGATTATGGCAAGAAGTCCAAGCTAGAGTTTGCTATCTACCCAGCACCCCAGGTCTCCACGGCAGTTGTTGAGCCCTACAACTCCATCCTGACAACCCACACCACACTGGAACACTCAGATTGTGCTTTCATGGTAGATAATGAAGCCATCTATGACATCTGCCGCAGGAACCTAGACATCGAGCGCCCCACCTATACCAACCTCAACCGCCTCATCAGCCAGATTGTGTCCTCAATCACAGCCTCTCTCCGCTTTGATGGGGCCCTCAATGTGGACCTCACTGAGTTCCAGACCAACCTGGTGCCCTATCCCCGCATTCACTTCCCCCTAGTCACCTATGCTCCCATCATCTCTGCTGAGAAAGCCTACCATGAACAGCTCTCTGTTGCTGAGATAACCAGCTCCTGCTTTGAGCCCAACAGCCAGATGGTGAAGTGTGACCCAAGGCATGGAAAGTACATGGCCTGCTGCATGCTGTACCGGGGAGATGTGGTGCCCAAGGATGTGAATGTTGCTATTGCCGCCATCAAGACCAAGAGGACTATCCAGTTTGTCGACTGGTGTCCCACAGGCTTCAAG GTGGGCATCAATTACCAGCCACCCACCGTGGTGCCAGGAGGGGATCTGGCCAAAGTCCAGAGGGCTGTCTGCATGCTGAGCAACACCACAGCAATTGCGGAGGCATGGGCCCGCCTTGACCATAAGTTTGACCTAATGTACGCCAAACGGGCCTTTGTGCATTGGTATGTTGGAGAAGGAATGGAAGAAGGAGAATTTTCTGAGGCCAGGGAGGATCTGGCTGCCCTGGAGAAGGATTATGAAGAAGTGGGGACCGAttcatttgaagaagaaaatgaaggggaggaattttaa
- the Tuba8 gene encoding tubulin alpha-8 chain isoform X3 → MRECISVHVGQAGVQIGNACWELFCLEHGIQADGTFGAQASKINDDDSFTTFFSETGNGKHVPRAVMVDLEPTVVDEVRAGTYRQLFHPEQLITGKEDAANNYARGHYTVGKESIDLVLDRIRKLTDACSGLQGFLIFHSFGGGTGSGFTSLLMERLSLDYGKKSKLEFAIYPAPQVSTAVVEPYNSILTTHTTLEHSDCAFMVDNEAIYDICRRNLDIERPTYTNLNRLISQIVSSITASLRFDGALNVDLTEFQTNLVPYPRIHFPLVTYAPIISAEKAYHEQLSVAEITSSCFEPNSQMVKCDPRHGKYMACCMLYRGDVVPKDVNVAIAAIKTKRTIQFVDWCPTGFKRNLPKFICTQLRRTSDIIWEE, encoded by the exons ATG CGGGAATGCATATCTGTCCACGTGGGTCAAGCTGGAGTTCAGATTGGCAATGCTTGTTGGGAGCTCTTCTGCCTGGAGCATGGCATCCAGGCAGATGGCACCTTTGGTGCTCAGGCCAGCAAGATCAACGACGATGACTCCTTCACCACATTTTTCAGTGAGACTGGCAATGGGAAACATGTGCCCCGGGCTGTCATGGTGGACCTGGAACCTACTGTAGTAG ATGAGGTTCGGGCAGGAACCTACCGCCAGCTCTTCCATCCAGAGCAGCTGATCACAGGAAAGGAAGATGCAGCTAATAACTATGCCCGGGGTCACTACACAGTGGGCAAGGAGAGCATCGATTTAGTATTGGACCGCATACGGAAGCTG ACAGATGCTTGCTCTGGCTTGCAGGGCTTCCTGATCTTCCACAGTTTTGGTGGAGGCACTGGCTCTGGCTTCACTTCTCTGCTGATGGAACGCCTTTCCCTTGATTATGGCAAGAAGTCCAAGCTAGAGTTTGCTATCTACCCAGCACCCCAGGTCTCCACGGCAGTTGTTGAGCCCTACAACTCCATCCTGACAACCCACACCACACTGGAACACTCAGATTGTGCTTTCATGGTAGATAATGAAGCCATCTATGACATCTGCCGCAGGAACCTAGACATCGAGCGCCCCACCTATACCAACCTCAACCGCCTCATCAGCCAGATTGTGTCCTCAATCACAGCCTCTCTCCGCTTTGATGGGGCCCTCAATGTGGACCTCACTGAGTTCCAGACCAACCTGGTGCCCTATCCCCGCATTCACTTCCCCCTAGTCACCTATGCTCCCATCATCTCTGCTGAGAAAGCCTACCATGAACAGCTCTCTGTTGCTGAGATAACCAGCTCCTGCTTTGAGCCCAACAGCCAGATGGTGAAGTGTGACCCAAGGCATGGAAAGTACATGGCCTGCTGCATGCTGTACCGGGGAGATGTGGTGCCCAAGGATGTGAATGTTGCTATTGCCGCCATCAAGACCAAGAGGACTATCCAGTTTGTCGACTGGTGTCCCACAGGCTTCAAG AGAAACTTACCCAAATTTATTTGCACACAACTAAGAAGAACTTCAGACATCATCTGGGAAGAATAA
- the Tuba8 gene encoding tubulin alpha-8 chain isoform X2, whose translation MVDLEPTVVDEVRAGTYRQLFHPEQLITGKEDAANNYARGHYTVGKESIDLVLDRIRKLTDACSGLQGFLIFHSFGGGTGSGFTSLLMERLSLDYGKKSKLEFAIYPAPQVSTAVVEPYNSILTTHTTLEHSDCAFMVDNEAIYDICRRNLDIERPTYTNLNRLISQIVSSITASLRFDGALNVDLTEFQTNLVPYPRIHFPLVTYAPIISAEKAYHEQLSVAEITSSCFEPNSQMVKCDPRHGKYMACCMLYRGDVVPKDVNVAIAAIKTKRTIQFVDWCPTGFKVGINYQPPTVVPGGDLAKVQRAVCMLSNTTAIAEAWARLDHKFDLMYAKRAFVHWYVGEGMEEGEFSEAREDLAALEKDYEEVGTDSFEEENEGEEF comes from the exons ATGGTGGACCTGGAACCTACTGTAGTAG ATGAGGTTCGGGCAGGAACCTACCGCCAGCTCTTCCATCCAGAGCAGCTGATCACAGGAAAGGAAGATGCAGCTAATAACTATGCCCGGGGTCACTACACAGTGGGCAAGGAGAGCATCGATTTAGTATTGGACCGCATACGGAAGCTG ACAGATGCTTGCTCTGGCTTGCAGGGCTTCCTGATCTTCCACAGTTTTGGTGGAGGCACTGGCTCTGGCTTCACTTCTCTGCTGATGGAACGCCTTTCCCTTGATTATGGCAAGAAGTCCAAGCTAGAGTTTGCTATCTACCCAGCACCCCAGGTCTCCACGGCAGTTGTTGAGCCCTACAACTCCATCCTGACAACCCACACCACACTGGAACACTCAGATTGTGCTTTCATGGTAGATAATGAAGCCATCTATGACATCTGCCGCAGGAACCTAGACATCGAGCGCCCCACCTATACCAACCTCAACCGCCTCATCAGCCAGATTGTGTCCTCAATCACAGCCTCTCTCCGCTTTGATGGGGCCCTCAATGTGGACCTCACTGAGTTCCAGACCAACCTGGTGCCCTATCCCCGCATTCACTTCCCCCTAGTCACCTATGCTCCCATCATCTCTGCTGAGAAAGCCTACCATGAACAGCTCTCTGTTGCTGAGATAACCAGCTCCTGCTTTGAGCCCAACAGCCAGATGGTGAAGTGTGACCCAAGGCATGGAAAGTACATGGCCTGCTGCATGCTGTACCGGGGAGATGTGGTGCCCAAGGATGTGAATGTTGCTATTGCCGCCATCAAGACCAAGAGGACTATCCAGTTTGTCGACTGGTGTCCCACAGGCTTCAAG GTGGGCATCAATTACCAGCCACCCACCGTGGTGCCAGGAGGGGATCTGGCCAAAGTCCAGAGGGCTGTCTGCATGCTGAGCAACACCACAGCAATTGCGGAGGCATGGGCCCGCCTTGACCATAAGTTTGACCTAATGTACGCCAAACGGGCCTTTGTGCATTGGTATGTTGGAGAAGGAATGGAAGAAGGAGAATTTTCTGAGGCCAGGGAGGATCTGGCTGCCCTGGAGAAGGATTATGAAGAAGTGGGGACCGAttcatttgaagaagaaaatgaaggggaggaattttaa